In Xiphophorus hellerii strain 12219 chromosome 13, Xiphophorus_hellerii-4.1, whole genome shotgun sequence, the following proteins share a genomic window:
- the LOC116730914 gene encoding gastrula zinc finger protein XlCGF57.1-like: MDDQILAFTPTPQIILYRIDHLLDRFWKEEVCSDQQLCKPETGPSLDQEEPEPLQLKDKQQKPEHPWTKEEPLELCIGEHKEHLELKQETEDSLMLTPNHEEKNHIQPEPISNQVLSQIFKKDSFIPKKNLTQDLKSHTGEKRFPCRTCGKSFSKKRDLTDHMRIHSGERPFKCWLCRNSFTTKVVLDSHVRTHTGVKRFSCAVCGKGFSRNYTMNYHMRRHKNERPFPWNTCEKTYTSKDPLSDNTVENPFLCGICGKAFQESNSLRTHLMTHTKETPFQCRTCGKSYKEKVHFTIHMKTHTDGKLCSFCGKTFTTKSNFERHVRIHTSEKPFSCTICGKGFIQKEHLAYHMTHHTDDRPFPCNICEKSFKRKDALKRHMRIHTGEKPFLCKTCGRAFIHHNSFKAHLLTHK, translated from the exons ATGGATGATCAGATACTGGCTTTTACCCCGACACCTCAAATCATCTTATATCGAATAG aCCACCTACTGGATCGGTTTTGGAAAGAGGAGGTTTGCTCTGACCAGCAACTCTGTAAACCTGAGACAGGTCCCAGTTTGGaccaggaggaaccagaacctctgcagctgAAAGACAAGCAGCAAAAGCCAGAACATCCCTGGACTAAAGAGGAACCATTGGAGCTCTGCATAGGTGAACATAAAGAGCATCTTGAGCTGAAGCAGGAGACTGAAGATTCATTAATGTTGACTCCTAATCATGAAGAAAAGAACCACATTCAACCAGAACCAATCAGTAACCAAGTGCTCTCTCAGATCTTTAAAAAAGATTCCTTTATTCCAAAGAAAAACTTGACTCAAGACTTGAAAAGTCATACAGGTGAGAAACGTTTTCCGTGTCggacatgtggaaaaagtttttctaaaaaaagagatttaacaGATCACATGAGGATTCATTCAGGTGAGAGACCTTTCAAATGTTGGCTCTGTAGAAACAGTTTCACTACAAAAGTTGTTCTGGACTCTCATGTCAGAACCCACACAGGGGTGAAGCGATTTTCTTGTGCCGTTTGTGGCAAAGGTTTTAGTCGAAATTATACTATGAATTATCACATGAGGCGCCACAAAAATGAAAGGCCTTTTCCCTGGAATACCTGTGAGAAAACGTACACATCAAAAGATCCATTGAGCGATAATACAGTTGAGAATCCCTTTTTGtgtgggatctgtggaaaaGCTTTCCAAGAAAGCAATAGCTTAAGAACTCACCTGATGACTCACACAAAAGAGACACCGTTTCAGTGCagaacatgtggaaaaagttacaaagaaaaagtacatttcacaATTCACATGAAAACTCATACAGATGGGAAGCTTTGTTCTTTCTGTGGAAAAACTTTCACAACCAAGTCTAATTTTGAAAGACACGTCAGAATTCACACtagtgagaagcctttctcttgtacAATTTGTGGCAAAGGCTTTATTCAAAAAGAGCATTTGGCTTATCACATGACGCATCACACAGATGATAGGCCTTTTCCCTGTaatatctgtgaaaaatcttttaaaagaaagGATGCATTGAAAagacacatgagaattcacacaggtgagaaacccTTTTTGTGCAAGACCTGTGGAAGAGCATTCATCCACCATAACAGCTTTAAAGCTCATTTGCTAACTCACAAATGA